A single genomic interval of Phaeodactylum tricornutum CCAP 1055/1 chromosome 5, whole genome shotgun sequence harbors:
- a CDS encoding predicted protein has protein sequence MTTYFERKTPVYYSPGKAVAPSAIGDAFALPVGAEEPKPKRPLSAYNFFFKRERQDILRNTPVRPQGKPRRSHGKIGFADLARTIAARWKGADHAVKDHFENMAKMDKDRYARELEDWKINQDNQKLVGEKSIPHSCSPFSPYWEETQGDDFEPIEFQKSTKTPAKSRPISQVVTPTFTTKQPLGLSYASDLARSDLGFGDYNGTEQWAYSDRVSTVRPEKLRNIEIDEVDFVNSCSLPRMGYKNPRETMLRYTNFYDRRRPRFSAVFQEEGDRWEDERARYLSFHH, from the coding sequence ATGACTACTTATTTTGAGAGGAAGACTCCCGTGTACTACTCGCCGGGCAAAGCAGTTGCACCTTCTGCCATAGGGGACGCATTTGCGCTTCCCGTTGGAGCTGAAGAACCGAAGCCAAAACGTCCTCTGTCAGCTTACAACTTCTTTTTCAAGAGAGAACGCCAGGATATTCTGAGAAATACGCCAGTCCGGCCTCAAGGAAAGCCTCGACGCTCGCATGGAAAAATTGGCTTCGCCGACTTGGCGCGTACAATTGCTGCTCGCTGGAAAGGGGCTGACCATGCAGTCAAGGATCATTTTGAAAACATGGCCAAAATGGACAAGGATCGCTATGCACGAGAATTGGAAGATTGGAAGATCAATCAAGACAACCAGAAGCTCGTAGGTGAAAAGAGTATTCCACATTCATGCTCTCCGTTCTCGCCGTACTGGGAGGAGACTCAAGGAGATGACTTCGAGCCAATCGAGTTTCAAAAGAGCACGAAGACCCCAGCAAAGTCTCGTCCGATCAGCCAGGTAGTTACTCCCACGTTTACGACCAAGCAACCCTTAGGCCTCTCCTATGCGTCTGACCTTGCCCGAAGTGATCTCGGGTTCGGTGACTACAATGGAACAGAGCAATGGGCTTATAGCGACCGGGTTTCAACGGTACGTCCCGAAAAGCTTCGAAACATCGAAATCGATGAAGTTGATTTTGTCAATTCGTGCTCCCTTCCGCGCATGGGCTATAAGAACCCACGCGAAACCATGCTTCGATACACAAATTTTTATGATCGACGCCGTCCCAGATTTTCTGCAGTCTTTCAGGAGGAAGGAGACCGATGGGAGGATGAGCGCGCTCGTTATCTTTCGTTTCATCATTGA